The sequence TTGACACAACTTTCAAATTATAAAGCAGGTAGTGGCACATTTTGGCCTGATACTGAAATTATGAAATCAAATGGTATGAAAGTTGTGACAACTTTGAAATATCAAAATTTGTTTCCGATGTTAGAAGGTGGAAGGTTTGATTATTTTCCAAGAGGGCTACATGAGCCTTGGCAGGAAGTTTTAAACGTACCTGAGCTTAATTTAACGGTAGAGGAAAATGTATTAATCCGTTATACCGCCCCGAACTATTTTTTTGTAGCAAAAAACAATCCTAAATTAGCAAAAAAATTAAAAGAAGCTTTTGATTATATGATTGAATATGGGAAGTTCTCACAGTTATTTTTTGCGGATAAAGAAGTACAAAGTGCATTAAATAAAGCAAATATAAAAAACAGGAAAATTTTTGATATTCAAAATCCACACTTATCAGCTGCTACGCCACTTAACCGAAAAGAACTTTGGTTTGATCCAATAAGAGGTCAATAGAATGAATTCAATTACACAAAAAATGCTAATGGCTTTGGTTAGTTCAACATTGCTGGTATTAGTTTTGGTTTCTTTGACAAGCTATATGGTGCAAAAAAACAGTGAAATTAACTATTGGCAAGATAATACACAAGTATTAAATGAACAACTTAAGGTTATTTTATTAGAGCCAGTGTTCGCGTACGATAAACCACTGATAAAAAGTATTTTAGAGGCGATAATAAAGGATACTTCAGTTGCCAGTGTATCTGTATTTGATCAAAGAAATAAAGCATTAGGAGAAGTTAAAAGTGCAAATTCTGATACTGATGAATCAGTTACTTTACCGCTTATTTGGGAAGATAAAAGCCAAATAGGCTCGGTTAAGATTGACTATTCTCAACAAGGGGTTATGGCTAAACTGAATCAAGCGATTGTTGAAAAGTCACTTGTTTTGATAACCACACTGATTTTATTAAGTTTAGTTTTAACTTACTTTTTAAGAAAAATAATTATAGCGCCTTTACTTAATCTATCTGGCGTATTGGCCGATATTGCACAAGGTGGTGGTGATTTAACACAAAGGATCCCAAAAAAATATGATGATGAAATAGGCGGGTTAGCAGTTAACTTTAATAATTTTATTAATACGGTGCAGTCTATCGTGTCATCTTTAGCTGGCGCAAATAAAGAGCTAGAAAATGTCGCCACAAGAGTTGAAAGTGTCAGTGATACAACTAATAAAGATTTACATGAGCAGCGGAGCCAAACTAAAGATTCATTAGAACACTTAACACAATTACAAACAGCAACATTAGACATTGCTAAAAATGCAGAGCAAACATCAATTAATACCAACAATGTTCAAAAGTTGTCGCAACAAGGCAAAGTACTGATGGAGAGTAATTTAACCAAAGTAGATGAATTGGTTGAAGAACTAGACAATACAGCCAAAGTTGTGACACAACTTAGAAGTGAAACTCAAAACATTACTCAGGTCCTTGATGTAATAAAAGGCATTGCTGAGCAAACAAATTTACTTGCCTTAAATGCAGCCATTGAAGCTGCAAGAGCTGGAGAGTCTGGTCGTGGGTTTTCTGTAGTGGCCGATGAAGTAAGGGCGCTTGCAAGTAAAACTCAGGACTCGACCAATGAAATAGAGCAAATGATTATTTCATTACAAAAACAAGCACAAACCTCTTTTGAAGCCACTCATAGAAGCAAAGAATTAGTCACCCATACAATAGAATCAACCCGTAGTGCCAATAGCTCTTTAAACGAAATAAATGACAAAATTGAGGAAGTAAATGAAATGAATACCTTAATTGCCAGTGCATGTGAGGAGCAATCATCCGTAACCTTAGGTGTAAAAGGTGGCATGGAAAAAGTAGATATGGGAGCACAGCAGCTAAGCCATGAAGCAAATGTATTACATACTGCCACCGCAGAGCTAAGTGAAGTGCAACAAAAATTAGTTAGACAAATTACCCGTTTTACATATTAAAACTGTATTACATAAGAGATATAAAAGAATGAATAAGAAAACAAAACTATCATTATTTATTGCAGCTGCGATCAGCTTATCTGCAATTGCTGGGCAAGAAGTGCATCAAAAAAGAGACAATATAGAAGCTGATGTTGAAGCTTTGCTCTTAAAGTTAACCTTAAAAGAGAAAGTGTCTTTAGTGCATGCCAGCGGTAAGTTTCATATAAATGCCATAGAACGTGTTGGTATTCCAGAAATGTGGTTATCAGATGGTCCACATGGTGTGCGCCATCAAATTGAGCGTCATACATGGGATTCGGCAGGTTGGACTGATGATCACGCTACTTATTTACCGCATTTAACATCTGTGGCTGCAAGCTGGGATCCCGAAATTGCGATATTACATGGCAACGTTTTAGGCAGTGAGGCACGCCATCGCGCAAAAGATTTTATTTTAGGCCCAGGTGTTAACTTAGCGCGTTTACCTTTATATGGCCGTAATTTTGAGTATATGGGCGAAGATCCTATCCTTGCGGCAAAGTTAGCAGTTCCACAAATTAAAGCCATTCAGAAACATGATGTGGCAGCGACGATTAAACATTACGCTTTAAATACGCAAGAGCTTAATCGAACCGGTGTTAATGCAAAACCCGATGAAAGAACATTAAGAGAAGTCTACTTACCCGCATTTGAAGCCGCAGTTAAAGAAGCTGATGTACTTGGCATTATGGGGGCTTATAACGAATATTACGGTACCAATGCTAATCAAAGTAAACATTTAGTCATGGATATTTTAAAAGGAGAGTGGGGTTTTAAAGGTGTTTTATTAACGGATTGGAATGTTGATATTAATACCTATGATGCAGCCATTAATGGCTTAGATTTAGAAATGGGCACAGATGTTGCCAATTATAGTGATTACTTTTTGGCTGATCCTTTATTAAAAATGATTAAATCAGGCAAAGTGCCAGAAGCTGTACTTGATGACAAAGTACGACGTATTTTACGTGTACAACATACCATAGGCATGATGGATAAAAATCGTAAACTAGGTGAGCGTAATATCAAACAACATCAATTAGATGCACGTAAAATTGCCGCTGATGGCGTGGTGCTATTAAAAAATAAAAAAGTAAATAATCAAGCCATTTTACCTTTAGATAAAAATACAATTAAAAACATTCTTGTATTAGGTCCTAATGCTGACAAAAAACATGGTACAGGCGGAGGCTCTTCTGAAGTTAAATCTTTATATGAAATTACACCGTTGCAAGGGCTCAAAAATAAACTTGGAAAAGATGTAAATATACAAGTAATGCGCGCCAGAAGTAGTGTTTTAGCACCGATTGCCAGTGATTATGTGGCAAGTCGTCACTGGACAGGTACGCCGGCTTGGAATATTTCATATTATGATGATAAAGCACGTACAAAATTAAAAAGTGAATCATGGATAGTTGATTCTAAATATCAAGCAATTAATAGTACAACTGAGTCATATATCACTATGAAAGCCAATATAAAATCGCTTAAAACAGGTGAACATGAACTTAAAATAGTATCAAAAGGTGATTTTAAGCTGAAAATAAATGGCAAACTGGTGGTTGAGCACATAAGTCAAAATGGCAGAGTATTTAATAAATCAGTTAATTTAAATGATAACGAAAGTTATGCATTTGAAATTAATTACGATGGTTCTCAATCATTCACTTTAGGTTGGGATGCACCAGGGAGTTTATTTAGTGAAGAAGCGGAGTATTTAGCTGCTGCTAAAAATGCAGATGCAGTTATTTATTTTGGTGGTTTAAGCCATGGTGATGATAGAGAGTCAATCGATCGCCCTGATATGAAATTACCCAATAGCCAAGATGAAATCATAACAAAACTGATACAAGCTAATCCAAAAACTGTGGTATTTATGATTGCAGGTTCAGCGGTTGAAATGCCATGGGCTAAACAAGCAAATAGTATTGTTTGGGGTTGGTACGGCGGCATGGAGGCTGGCAATGCTTTTGCCGATATATTAATGGGAGATATTAATCCAAATGGTAAAATGCCTATTACGCTACCTGAACGCTTAGAGGATACCGCGCCAATTGCACTTGATGATTACAATGAAGTTGAATCACTTTATAAAGAAGGTGTATTCATAGGCTATCGTTGGTTTGAAAAGCAAAATATAAAACCGACGTTTAGTTTTGGTCATGGATTATCTTACAGTACATTTAGCTATAGTGATTTGAAGCTCTCTTCAAAAAATCTAAGTGGAGATGCGAGTTTAACAGTCACAGCAAAAGTGACCAATACAAGTAAAGTAGCCGGTGCAGAAATTGTTCAGCTTTATTTAAACGATAGACAAGCTAGTGTAGAGAGACCTATCAAAGAACTTAAAGGCTTTGATAAAGTCTTTTTACAGCCGGGTGAATCTGAAACAGTGAATATTAAATTAACTAAGCGAGATTTATCATTTTGGGATATCAAAACTAATGATTGGTTAGCTGAATCTGGCGAGTTTGAAGTCATGTTAGGTGCTTCAGTTGATGATATTCGATTGATTGAGCGTTTTAGTTATGTCCAATAAGTAGTAATAGAATAATGAATTGCCATTATTATTTTTAATGATGGCAAAAAATATAATTATTGTAGTGATATTACAAATGACTTCTGCCTTATGAACTTCTAATTAAAGTTATTTATTTAGCTCTTCATTAAGCCATAACTGTGCTTGTTGATGACCCATTTCAAATCCAGAAAATGCTTTAACATTGAGTTTATCGCTTTCACGACGGGCTTCTACATGAGGGGCTAATTTTTTTTTGCTGTCACAGTAATAAACTAAGGCAATGGCTTTTAGTTTACATAAAGATAAGATGCATAATTGCGCTTCATATGAAAACGTATAACTATTGATTTTATTAATTACTAAACCAAAATCCTCCTTAAACTGTGCCATTAAAAAGTTATCAAACTCTTCAAGCATTTCTAAATCTATTTCAATATTGTCGTTAACTGTTATTTCAGCAATATTATTAGAAACAATTCTAATATAACCAAAATTGAACATGTAAGTTGTAATGTGACTTTGTTGCATTGGATTTGGCATACACGCTCTCTTATTTTTATAGGATGATGTACTGAGTGAACAGGCGCTTACTTTCAGTTTAGAAGAGAACATAAAAAGTGCGAGCACAGTTTGCAATAAAATTGTAACCGATAAATATTTATTATTGAGCACATATTTTATTACATTTTTAGGCGTTTACTTTTTAAACTTTCTCATATCAAATAAGTAATAAATTCAAAACAACTATTGAAATATCGCTTACAGGAAAAGAGTAAAATGCAATCAATAATTAAAAAAATATCTTTATATATACCCAAGCCACTTCAAGATGCAGGATTCAGTTGGATTTAGAAGCGCTTTAGGCAAGGCATTGATTGCAGAGAATGGTTATTCCCTTGTCAAAATCAATAACGCAGCATAAAGCGCTTCTAAACCAACCCTGCGGGGACTACTGAGCAAATCATGCTCGTTGTTCCATCTTCTTTTAAGGGAAAAACCATTAATACAAAGATGCGCCTAGATCACGAATTGCTCAGCAGTCCTGAAACTCGCATCTTGAAGTAGCTTGGGTATACACTAGGCTTAATATTCTTCACCTCTATGGCAAGTAGTGCGAAACCTGTGACGGGCTCTGAGTAGGAAGCAGTTGTTGCAACAGCTTATAACTACTTTAATGGCGCAGCAAATGGCGACCAAGCCATGTTATCTAAAGCGTTTGATTTAGAGTTTGGTCATGTAAAAATGCTTAATAAAAATAAGGAAACAGGCAAAGAAACAATAAAAACTGTTGGACTTGAAGAGTTTGCCGGATTTTTTAAAAAAGCAACCAAAGATACGTGGAAAGCAAAAGTGCTATCAGTTGATATTGTTGATAATCAAATGGCGATGGTAAAACTTAATTTTGAAACACCTAAAACCCATTATATTGATTATTTAGTGATGTATAAACGTGAAGATAACTGGAAGATAATTAATAAAACATTTGTAGCAAATAAAAAGTAAAAGTTAGAAGTTATAAATAAACTGATATAAAAAAGCCCACTTTAATTATTAAAGTGGGCTTTTTGTTGCGTCTGTTATATTACCAATCCGCAATTTAGATTATTTACTAATGGTAAATTTTGAAATCAGTTGTGACGTTTCACCTGTAAAGTTAGTCACGACAGATTTTACTTTTAAAGTACTGCCATTAGCATAATCATTTACATTAAATTGTGCGGTTAGTGGCAAGGTATTATCAAAAGAGACTTTAAAAAATTCACTGCCATCAAGACTTATTTCAGTTGTCATTTCTAATACTGGAACAATAGCGCTTTTAACTTTATCAAGTTGATAGCTTAAATTAATATCACCTTGAATTTTATCTTCATTTTTGTAGTTTAATAAACTTAGCAGGCCTAATTGAGTAGGTTTTATTGCTGATTTAGCTTTTAGAATGCGATAACTCAAAGGTGCTAAGTTTATAGCAAGTTTATTTTGAGAGTTTACTTTTATAACTTCATTAGTTGCTGTATCTGAATATATTGCACTTGTTGAATCTAGCTCAGCTTTAATTGCTTCATCTGATGTATTAAATAACACTAAATATTCTACAGGATTGGTTAATTCTACACGTGAAAATGCATATAAACCTGGGCCATCAGTTGTAACAGCTCGGTTATGATGTACACCTTGTCTTAACGCTTTATGAGATTTAAATGTTTTAGCTAATTGTGATAATTCATTAAACAAAGGGTGAGATTCATCAAAGTTTGAATTTGCTGCTGTCAGTTGAGTGCCTAATAAATTATCTTCTGTATAGGTTTTCACTTTTGATGGCATCATATCTTGGCGAGAATCCATATCACCGCCTTTGCCTACAAACCCTTGCTCATCGCCATAATACACAACGGGAATACCACGAGAAAAATACATCAGTGCATGGGCAAGCTTTACTTTTTCAAGTTGTGCCTGCTCGTCTAAAGGCGTTTTAGATTTTGATAAAAAATGTGCAAATCGGCCCATATCATGATTGCCAATAAATGTCGGGTTCATATCTGCACGACTATCACCATCATTATAATGGTCGTCATTATCAAATAAGGTTTTTAACTTATCTGTGCCGGTTTCATTGATAAATACGTCGTAAGTAGCACCCTGAAAACCAAAATCTAAAATGGCAGGCATTTTTCCTTTTGTTGTATAGTGGCTTAATATCTTAACATCGCCACTATAAACCTCACCAAATATGTGGAAGTTTGGTATCTTTAATGATTTAGCATGGTCAATAATCGCGGGAGAAAAGTCAGCCCAAAACTCGGTGTTGACATGTTTTACTGTGTCTACTCTAAAACCATCTGGTTTGAATTCAGTAACAATGTTTTTGAAGATATCTATCATGCCAGATACAACTTCTGGGTTATCGGTATCAACATCATCTAAGCCAGAAAAGTCACCATAGACAGCACTTTCACCTTGCCAAGTAGAATCTCCTTGGTTGTGATAAAACTTAGGATCATTTAACCATTGCGGCACTTTGATAGATTTAGAATGCTCAGGCACTATCACTGTATATTTATCGCCATTTTTAACTTGCTGTTGGCTTTTATATTCACATAAGCCAGAATCTAATGACCATTTACTGCCATCTTCACCATGACATTCTTTAAATTTAATCACGTCAGCTGTATGGTTGGTTATAATATCAAAAAATACTTTCATTCCGCGTTTGTGGGCGGCATCAATAAGGTGTTTTAAATCTTGATTGCTACCTAAATGCGGATCAATTTCTGTAAAATCCAACACCCAGTAGCCGTGATAACCTGCCATATCACCTTGTACAGCTTGGTTTCGTAATATTGGAGTCATCCAAATGGCTGTAATGCCCAAGTTTTCAAGGTAATCGAGTTTATCTTCTAAGCCTTTTATATCTCCACCATGAAAGAACCCTTTACGTTCTGGATTAAAGCCACCGTAAGACTCTGGCTTGGTGATATCACCCATATCGTTACGGGTATCACCATTATAAAATCTATCAGGCATTACAAAATAAAATATGTCGTCACGTACGTCCCGTGTTAAATAATCTGTATTGTATTGTGTTTCACTTTTTTGAACAGTAGCTGTAGCGGAATTATTTTCAGAAGTGTCTTGAGCAGTACAACCAAATAATGCAATTGATAAACTTAAAGCGAGGATTTTTTTATTTTTATATATGTATTGTTTCATTAGTGACTCGTTTTAACCCTAAGATGTCAGTGAATTAACACCACTATAAACAAATTAAGTAAACAAGACTGTACTATGCAAACGTATGCAATAAAGAAATTTGATTTAATAAGGTCAATGCAGCCATAGAAGCTGCATACCTGTTAATTTAGTTGGTATTAGCTAGCAGGGCAATATTTCTCAATAAACGCTTGGTGATCAGGCAGTTGTGCTACTGCATTATCGACAGATGATTTTAATGATGCTAAAAACTGCTTAAATTCGTTATCGCCCATCACTTGAGCTATTTGATGATATTGCTGGGGCATTAAGCCTTGAC is a genomic window of Pseudoalteromonas sp. '520P1 No. 423' containing:
- a CDS encoding methyl-accepting chemotaxis protein, which produces MNSITQKMLMALVSSTLLVLVLVSLTSYMVQKNSEINYWQDNTQVLNEQLKVILLEPVFAYDKPLIKSILEAIIKDTSVASVSVFDQRNKALGEVKSANSDTDESVTLPLIWEDKSQIGSVKIDYSQQGVMAKLNQAIVEKSLVLITTLILLSLVLTYFLRKIIIAPLLNLSGVLADIAQGGGDLTQRIPKKYDDEIGGLAVNFNNFINTVQSIVSSLAGANKELENVATRVESVSDTTNKDLHEQRSQTKDSLEHLTQLQTATLDIAKNAEQTSINTNNVQKLSQQGKVLMESNLTKVDELVEELDNTAKVVTQLRSETQNITQVLDVIKGIAEQTNLLALNAAIEAARAGESGRGFSVVADEVRALASKTQDSTNEIEQMIISLQKQAQTSFEATHRSKELVTHTIESTRSANSSLNEINDKIEEVNEMNTLIASACEEQSSVTLGVKGGMEKVDMGAQQLSHEANVLHTATAELSEVQQKLVRQITRFTY
- a CDS encoding glycoside hydrolase family 3 C-terminal domain-containing protein, which encodes MNKKTKLSLFIAAAISLSAIAGQEVHQKRDNIEADVEALLLKLTLKEKVSLVHASGKFHINAIERVGIPEMWLSDGPHGVRHQIERHTWDSAGWTDDHATYLPHLTSVAASWDPEIAILHGNVLGSEARHRAKDFILGPGVNLARLPLYGRNFEYMGEDPILAAKLAVPQIKAIQKHDVAATIKHYALNTQELNRTGVNAKPDERTLREVYLPAFEAAVKEADVLGIMGAYNEYYGTNANQSKHLVMDILKGEWGFKGVLLTDWNVDINTYDAAINGLDLEMGTDVANYSDYFLADPLLKMIKSGKVPEAVLDDKVRRILRVQHTIGMMDKNRKLGERNIKQHQLDARKIAADGVVLLKNKKVNNQAILPLDKNTIKNILVLGPNADKKHGTGGGSSEVKSLYEITPLQGLKNKLGKDVNIQVMRARSSVLAPIASDYVASRHWTGTPAWNISYYDDKARTKLKSESWIVDSKYQAINSTTESYITMKANIKSLKTGEHELKIVSKGDFKLKINGKLVVEHISQNGRVFNKSVNLNDNESYAFEINYDGSQSFTLGWDAPGSLFSEEAEYLAAAKNADAVIYFGGLSHGDDRESIDRPDMKLPNSQDEIITKLIQANPKTVVFMIAGSAVEMPWAKQANSIVWGWYGGMEAGNAFADILMGDINPNGKMPITLPERLEDTAPIALDDYNEVESLYKEGVFIGYRWFEKQNIKPTFSFGHGLSYSTFSYSDLKLSSKNLSGDASLTVTAKVTNTSKVAGAEIVQLYLNDRQASVERPIKELKGFDKVFLQPGESETVNIKLTKRDLSFWDIKTNDWLAESGEFEVMLGASVDDIRLIERFSYVQ
- a CDS encoding transporter substrate-binding domain-containing protein; translation: MRLLSGLLFSLLMSGVLNAQTVSIPGKPTEDKLPINMLKAALKYIDLEANFPYEASDSGDISFTRIAQDINNGQLDIFWSMTSKEMEKDFIPIYIPIYRGLLGMRIPIVTQKNKNLFDNIDSLTQLSNYKAGSGTFWPDTEIMKSNGMKVVTTLKYQNLFPMLEGGRFDYFPRGLHEPWQEVLNVPELNLTVEENVLIRYTAPNYFFVAKNNPKLAKKLKEAFDYMIEYGKFSQLFFADKEVQSALNKANIKNRKIFDIQNPHLSAATPLNRKELWFDPIRGQ
- a CDS encoding alpha-amylase family glycosyl hydrolase, producing MKQYIYKNKKILALSLSIALFGCTAQDTSENNSATATVQKSETQYNTDYLTRDVRDDIFYFVMPDRFYNGDTRNDMGDITKPESYGGFNPERKGFFHGGDIKGLEDKLDYLENLGITAIWMTPILRNQAVQGDMAGYHGYWVLDFTEIDPHLGSNQDLKHLIDAAHKRGMKVFFDIITNHTADVIKFKECHGEDGSKWSLDSGLCEYKSQQQVKNGDKYTVIVPEHSKSIKVPQWLNDPKFYHNQGDSTWQGESAVYGDFSGLDDVDTDNPEVVSGMIDIFKNIVTEFKPDGFRVDTVKHVNTEFWADFSPAIIDHAKSLKIPNFHIFGEVYSGDVKILSHYTTKGKMPAILDFGFQGATYDVFINETGTDKLKTLFDNDDHYNDGDSRADMNPTFIGNHDMGRFAHFLSKSKTPLDEQAQLEKVKLAHALMYFSRGIPVVYYGDEQGFVGKGGDMDSRQDMMPSKVKTYTEDNLLGTQLTAANSNFDESHPLFNELSQLAKTFKSHKALRQGVHHNRAVTTDGPGLYAFSRVELTNPVEYLVLFNTSDEAIKAELDSTSAIYSDTATNEVIKVNSQNKLAINLAPLSYRILKAKSAIKPTQLGLLSLLNYKNEDKIQGDINLSYQLDKVKSAIVPVLEMTTEISLDGSEFFKVSFDNTLPLTAQFNVNDYANGSTLKVKSVVTNFTGETSQLISKFTISK